The genomic segment CTCTGGACAGGTACGTTGCGATCACTGACCCCCTGGTCTATCCAACTAGGTTCGCTATGTCTGTTTCTGGCATGTGTGTTGCCTTCTCCTGGCTCTTTTcgattatttattctttttcccttcttGGCACAGGAGCGAATGCAGCTGGACTGGAGGATCTAATAAGTGCTCTCACCTGTGTGGGAGGCTGTCAAGTTGCAGTGAATCAAAGTTGGGTATTAgtgaatttcattttattcttcattcCCACCCTTGTGGTGATAGTTCTTTACTCTAATGTTTTCCTCATTGCTAAACAGCAGGCTAGAAAAATTGAGAATCTGAGGAGTAAGACTGGGCGATGCTCAAACAGCTACCAAGACAGAGTGgccaagagggagagaaaggctgCAAAAACGCTGGGCATTGCAGTGCTAGCGTTTCTGATCTCCTGGCTGCCTTACTTCCTCGATTCCATCATTGATGCCTTCCTAGGTTTCATCACTCCCACATATGTTTATGAAATATTGGTTTGGATTGCTTATTATAACTCAGCTATGAACCCCTTGATTTATGCATTCTTTTATCCTTGGTTTCAAAAAGCCATCAAACTCATTGTCACTGGCAAAGTCTTCAGAGAGAATTCCTCAacagtaaatttattttctgggTAAGTCTACATTTTAGATGGAGGAATTGACAGTAGATTCACAGTGAACACACGCTGGGTAGAAAATTAGTTATATGTGTTTAAGATCTTctaatgtaaaataaattatgCTTCAAATTTGACCCAAACACTTAAATTCAGATTCATCATTCTTTGGTAAATATAACATAAAACCCTGTATGTAATGGAAACAACATGACCTTGGAGCCAGGAACATGGCAATTTAACACCAAACTTGGGCTGCTTCCACTCCCTGAACTTCACTGTATGTCTCTAGTTAATAACCTCTCCTTTGTAGCATTcttgagaaaatttaaaagaatgtataaagaaagtgaaagttgtttggtcatgtctgactctttgccacccccatggactatacagtccatggaactctccaggtcaaaatactggagtgggtagcctttcccttctccaggggatcttcccaacccagggattgaacccaggtctcctgcattgcccatggattctttaccaactgagccatgagggaagcccaagtactggaatgggtaccctatcccttctccagtggatcttccctacccaggaatcgaaccagggtctcctgcattggagattctttaccacctgagctatcagagaagccgaAAAGTatgtgtaggaaaaaaaaaaacaaactatgtttttattattctaaATCTCCCCTTTTTATTGCTTTATAATAGTTCAGCCTTGGTTATTACTTCTCTTTATATTTTCGTGATTGTAATATTTCTCTATTAAAATGTACATGCAGCTGGGGAATGCTCAGAGACATCCTGGCTCAGGGAGGGCAAAGTAGTGACTCCACACTGTCAGGTGTTCAGATTTGTGGTCCAGAAATATGATCTCAGAGTCGGGTAAGATCAACCCAGAGAGAAAGAGTGACTATAACATCCATTTAAGTCTACTATGGAAAGGTGATTGGTGTCATTAATAGTATTTGATCATTCAGTAAGCTTCTTTGTACTGATTAAGTCTACTCCTACAATTTCATTTTGGTTCAGAAATTTTACCAGTTAACATATGTTTAGAACATGGGTTTTAAGACTGTCACTCATTACTGTGCTCTATCTTAAATTAATTTAATCTTTGTTCACTTTTGCATTGtaccaaaaatattattttttaaacatttattttattaaaatatagtgatTAAATGTACCAAAATTATTTATAAGGGCTTTCAATGATACACATAAAATGTCCAAATTAAAAAACACCCAAAAGAATAGAAAAGTGAAGTAAAGGAGATAAATGATGATAGACAGGCTGGTAAACACATTGTGTGACCCACAGATTTGAAACTGAATTAATTTAAGCAACTCACATTGGGTAAGTTAAGCTACTTACTTTGTATAACATTCACCAGCTTTTCAGACATGAAGACTTGTTCTGGGTCTTAAGATTGGAGGGTGCTGTGCGTCCCATGCACTGAGTGAGTTAACTGATTGATTCTCTTATAACTTATAGTTTGTTGTAATCagacatcaaaattaaaaatcagagcaTCATATCTTTGGGGCAAGAGtgaatacatattaaaaatattcttatttttctttaatttcttgatTGATATAAATCAGAAATATATTAGCACATCATTtctattattaaagaaatgctttAAGCTGGTAACCTTTCCTGAGACAGTGAACTTTTTCTGAATatactatgcttttttttttttttttcaattttaattaaaaaaaattatacatgtgttccccatcctgaaccctcctccctcctccctccccataccatccctctgggtcgtcccagtggaccagcctcaagcatccagcatcgtgcattgaacctggactggcatctcgtttcatacatgacatttcacatgtttcaatgccattctcccaaatcttcccaccctctccctctcccacagagtccataagactgttctatacatcagtgtctcttttgctgtctcgtatacagggttatcgttaccatctttctaaattccatatatatgcgttagtatactgtattggtgtttgtccttctggcttacttcactctgtataataggctccagtttcatccacctcattagaactgattcaaatgtattctttttaatggctgagtaatactccattgtgtatatgtaccacagctttcttatccattcatctgctgatggacatctaggttgtttccatgtcctggctattataaacagtgctgcaatgaacattggggtacacgtgtctctttcccttctggtttcctcagtgtgtatgcccagcagtgggattgctggatcataaggcagttctattcccagttttttaaggagtctccacactgttctccatagtggctgtactagtttgcattcccaccaacagtgtaagagggttcccttttctccacaccctctccagcatttattatttgtagacttttggatcgcagccattctgactggtgtgaaatggtatctcatttcACACATCTCTGAATATACTATGCTTGAATGAAACTCtctcatcttcattttatgaGTAAAGATGATGCAGATAATTTAAAGGCACCCTAGACTGCTTAGTATTAGTTTATACACAACTCTTCCAATGCTGAAAATCatcaatttattttgatttagtGCTTTCAATGTAGTAACTTTCTCTAATCCTGTGCCACAAGCTATAGAGAAATCATACtgaccattttaaaaatagaaaaagctaCAAAGTGCTTACAAAATCTGCTGAATATCTTAGCAGACTTTGGATTCATATCTAAGCTTCTGGATTCAAGTAAGCACTTCTAACATCTAGTTTAGTACTTTTAcacttgtctttctgttttttaagtccCTTTTCACATATATTTAACAAATGATTTAATTTTGCTCCTATCTTCCCCAGATCAACATATCATTGTATTTTGGTGAATATTTCATATCTTTCTTTCTAAAAGCACAAGCTTCGCATTTATGTGTATgagtatataaaagaaataattctttaTGCATCATAGTGGTTATGTGATATGCAAATTACAGACACTTCACACTTATTTTGTGGTTATTGGGATGTACCTCTGGAAAGAGTATCCCTCTCTGTCAGACATTTGGAGATGAAATCAGAGACAGAAAAATTCACACACCAAGAAAAGCAAGCTGGTCACAGTTTCTTGGCCATTCAATTGTTAGTCTGCTGTGATAAatgtacaaaataataaaactgaaggtGACTTTGAGATGATCTATTCTGAACCAtccctttaaaataattaattaagtaatttaaaatttttcttggcTGCACTACATGGCTTACAGAATCTCAGTTAGCCCATCCGGTTTTGAACCCAAGCCATGGAAGTGAAAGCattgaatcctaaccactggaccaccagggaactccccatatttaaattttttaacagaGAAGCTCATAATTAAATAGTTTTCATAATGGACATATAAATTGAACATATTTAAACTATacaatttgataagttttgacatTTGTAGATACCTGTAAAATCATCACCAAAATCAAGACTGAACATACCTATCTCCTCAAAGTTTCTTCATGTTCTTTGTAATGTCCTTCCTGCTCATCCCTACACACTCAACCCTCTTCCATCCCCACACAGCCACTGATCAGCTTTATGTCACTCTATACTAGTTTGTACCTCtagcattttatataaatacagcTATATGTTATACATACTCATTtctgtctgaattatttcactctgtatagtaaTTTGGAGAATAATCCATGTCAAAGCATGAATCGGGGGtcgggggatgatttgggagaatggcattaaaacatgtataatatcatataagaaatgaatcaccagtccaggttcaatgcaggatacaggaagcttggggctgatgcactggggtgacccagagggatggtatggggagggaggtgggaggggggttcaggatggggaacacacgtacacccatggcagatgcatgttgatgtatgacaaaaccaatacaatattgtaaaataaaaaatataataataataataataaagttaaaaatatatattttagtcttttttctttgtgatggaGTAGCATttcactgtggagaaggcaatggcagcccacttcagtactcttgcctggaaaatcccatggaccgaggagcctggtaggctgcagtccatggggtcgctaagagtcggacacgactgagcgacttcactttcagttttcacattcatgcattggagaaggagatgacaacccactccagtattcttgcctggagaatcccagagatgggggagcctggtgggctgccgtctatggggtcgcacagagttggacacgactgaagcgacttagcagcagcagcagcatttcactATATGAATTGAgcacaatttgtttattcatctcaCCTGTTGACTGACGTTTGGTTTGAACCAACCCTTTCTAGATGCAGGTCATAACTTAAGTACTTGAGCGAGATAGCCAAAGTCTCATGAATTCACAGAAGGGGGCTTGGCCACCCTCCAGGAGGTGTCTGGCTGGATTGGGCCTTGCTGAGAAGTGTAGAAATCTActttcatcctctcctccccctaGTCTTGGCACAAGGTCTCCTTTCTAAGAATTGCCTCACCTCTACTCCCTTAGATGTGGCTTGCCTGGTTCTAATGATCCATGACCATCTGTTTCttgctctattttattttaatgtaaattttatttataaatttatgttatataatcatgtttattaattataatttaatataataaaacatttgttatattgtgaaaagtgaaaatgttagtcagttgtgtctgactacgCAACCCCaatgactgtaacccaccaggctcctctgcccatgcaattctccaggcaagaatacaggagtgggtagccatttccatctccaggggatattcctgacccagggattgaacctgggtctcctgcattgatagtagattctttaccatctgagccaccatattgtatattatagtatatagaaatgtatactatatatagttatccattatatattcttatttgaggcagaaggagaagagggtgacagaagatgagatggttggatggcatcaccaattcattggacatgaacttgggcaaactctgggaaacaatcagggacagagaagcctggcgtgctccagtccctggggtcatgaagagtcgggcatgatttggcaattgaacagcaacaattccaaaaagtttttttaaattttataggatttcaattatagttttaattttcacaagagttatatttccaaaaataaattatcttGCAACTGCAAAAACATAACTCCATTGTCTTCTTGGACCTAGTGCACTGATGAGAAGCTTGGTCCCAGTATGGTGTTCATTACATTTTCATAGACTAGTTCTCTCTGGCCTTTGTTCCTAGGAACTTTTAAGAACTTctctttatatttgtttatatttagcgcctctattttttgttttgttttgtctctttGTAGTTGGTAGGCATTTACATTTGGAGTTTAGATTCTTTAGCCCAGAGAAAACTTTCTCTaggatcatttttattattttcttgtgctcaTTCTTCAGCTGATTTTTTCTGGGATTAAGAATTTCTCCCAGGTCCTATGGAAAGAATATTTCTCTTACCCATCTGAGAAACTTTCACTGTGTTTAATGTGGGTTATTTTCTGTACCTAGGGTTTTCCATCTGTTTGACCCTATCTCATTTTTATCTTTCAGAGATACACTTTAGGGCATCTAACTGGAATTTCAGAAGTAAGTAAATTATCAGTTCACTTATCTTGACAGGGCTAATCTTCAGATGGTATGTACCAATTCAACCATTCCATTGTGAAAATGATGAAATGCTTAACTGCTGGTTGGTAAATATCTGTCAACCTGAGCCTCCTAAACCTCTCAAGCCTTGACATGATCCAACAAGGAAAGATCAATGGAAAGCAAAGGTGGGCATCTCCACAGATTAACTATCTCTCAAAAGAGCATCCTTTCTGACCAGTCATTGCTCATGTCTTAGCAGATggattttttcacattttgaaatGTCAGCCCTAAAtactgacccagaaatcaaatggTCACTTTTTGACGAGCACTTCATCAACAGTAAATTTACTTCTGATGATGAAAACTTAAATAGGGGAAAATTAAGAATGTACTCAGAAGTACCGAGTGAttgtttaaataattattattcactttctaagaaataaatgagatttcTGAAAATCTATAATGAGATGATGGGAAGAAGTTTTCAAATTATTCAGGAAAAGCATAAAAGAACAGAACTCTAGTCTTCAGCTTCATCCTTCCTTCTAGTCTGATTAGGAAGTCTGGCCCATCGAATATGTCACTAGATTTGGGACAGTCTGAACTTGGTGCATCTCAAACATAAAACAGCTTTACCATTTATCTCCTAGAGCGGGCAAATCTACTCTATTGATTCTCCCTTCCCCACATGTTAAGAACATTCTGGGAAGGTATTACTATTTTCCATTCAATTTCCAAAATTTATGAAGTCATGATAAGGTCTTTATAATTCAGAGTAAAGCTTTAAAATCACATCCAGTTAAGTAATCTTATCTTTCCTACCCCAGTCAGTGCCATCCAGGCTTAGGCCTCTTTCTTTCACTCCCAGTTTCTGCTTGGAGCCCCAACCACCCTCCAGGATGGAACAAGAATAAAAAGAGTATTAATAAAGAGATGAAAGCTGTGTTCTCATGCCTTGTAGTGTCATGGTATTAATGACCTATGTCTTGATTGTGGCAGAAGCCCAACTGTAGGCTCAGTGATGAGGTATACATGTAATTTCTTTTGGGGGAATCCACCCACTGTTCAGTTCCCTAAAGTGGGGTGAACTCCCCATCCAGCTGACCTCTCTTGACTTCTCCTTAGAATCTCTCCAGGCAGACTTTTCTTCTGGGGTCCTTTGTTCAGGAAACTACTCCAgtgaagaaggaactggcaaaATGATTCAATCTTAATTGCCTGTTTAAATCTGCTTCTTCAATTGCTTGCTGACCTGCTCTGTGTTTGTGTTaagcagtgcatgcatgctaagtcgcctcagtcgtgtccaactctttgcaaccctatagactgtagcccaccagtcttgtctgtccatgggattctccaggcaagaatattggagtgggttgccatgccctcctccaaggattctttcccacccaggggttgaacctgagtctcttacatctcctgcattggcaggtgggttctttaccactagcaccacctggaaagccatgtTAAGCAGAGGAAAGTAGAAATGGAGAGAGAGGGCTGGGAGGAGAAATGGGCCAGTGGGGAGAGAAGGCCAAACTGTTAATCATTCAGGTGCCAGAGATGCATCAGTTTCACGAGGTCTGGAGACCA from the Bos taurus isolate L1 Dominette 01449 registration number 42190680 breed Hereford chromosome 9, ARS-UCD2.0, whole genome shotgun sequence genome contains:
- the LOC782807 gene encoding trace amine-associated receptor 7a; this encodes MNSSSSTVAAVQLCYEHLNGSCVKIPYSPAPRLILYTVFIFGAVLAVFGNLLVMISILHFKQLHSPTNCLIASLACADFLVGVTVMPFSTVKSVESCWYFGESYCKFHTCFDGSFCYASIYHLCFISLDRYVAITDPLVYPTRFAMSVSGMCVAFSWLFSIIYSFSLLGTGANAAGLEDLISALTCVGGCQVAVNQSWVLVNFILFFIPTLVVIVLYSNVFLIAKQQARKIENLRSKTGRCSNSYQDRVAKRERKAAKTLGIAVLAFLISWLPYFLDSIIDAFLGFITPTYVYEILVWIAYYNSAMNPLIYAFFYPWFQKAIKLIVTGKVFRENSSTVNLFSG